Proteins co-encoded in one Sulfuricystis thermophila genomic window:
- a CDS encoding tetratricopeptide repeat protein, with the protein MSQHAIDVSIADFDDKVLAASRRVPVIVDFWAPWCQPCRILKPILEKLAAEYSGKFILAKINSDENQALAMRYGVRGIPAVKAFVGGELVDEFTGALPEAQIREFLDRLIPSPAEPLRREALSLAAAGNLVAARQKMAEAIDLDPRNDTAYLDFIQLSLDLGTPEALSEASELLAAVADRVRDQDRAAALKARIEMAQTASGVDLAALATRLERDANDHEARLQLANALALRQDYRGALEHLLEIVRRDRKWNDEAGRKGMLKLFTLLSAQPQYDDLVREFRIALARTLN; encoded by the coding sequence ATGTCCCAACACGCAATCGATGTCTCCATTGCCGATTTCGACGACAAAGTGCTCGCCGCCTCGCGGCGCGTGCCGGTGATCGTCGACTTCTGGGCGCCGTGGTGTCAGCCCTGCCGCATTCTCAAGCCGATCCTCGAAAAGCTCGCGGCGGAATATTCCGGCAAGTTCATCCTCGCCAAGATCAATTCCGACGAAAACCAGGCACTCGCGATGCGCTATGGGGTGCGCGGTATCCCTGCAGTCAAGGCCTTCGTCGGTGGCGAACTGGTCGATGAATTCACCGGCGCCCTGCCCGAAGCACAAATTCGGGAGTTCCTCGACCGGCTGATCCCCTCGCCCGCCGAGCCGCTGCGCCGCGAGGCTCTGTCACTCGCCGCTGCCGGCAACCTCGTCGCAGCACGCCAGAAGATGGCCGAGGCGATCGATCTCGATCCGAGGAATGACACCGCCTACCTCGACTTCATCCAGCTCAGTCTCGATCTCGGCACGCCGGAAGCCTTGTCCGAGGCAAGCGAACTGTTGGCCGCCGTCGCCGACCGGGTGCGCGACCAGGATCGGGCAGCGGCGTTGAAAGCACGTATCGAAATGGCCCAGACGGCGAGCGGCGTCGATCTCGCTGCATTGGCGACTCGCCTCGAACGCGATGCCAACGATCACGAGGCGCGCCTGCAACTGGCCAATGCGCTGGCGCTGCGGCAGGACTACCGTGGCGCGCTGGAACACCTCCTCGAAATCGTGCGCCGCGATCGCAAATGGAACGACGAAGCCGGCCGCAAGGGCATGCTCAAGCTGTTCACGTTGCTGTCGGCGCAGCCGCAATATGACGACTTGGTGCGCGAGTTCCGCATCGCGCTGGCCCGCACCCTGAACTGA
- the lon gene encoding endopeptidase La, with translation MSDDLELTQQSTANILPLLPLRDVVVFPHMVIPLFVGRPKSIKALEVAMETGKSILLVAQKSAAKDEPDPADLYDVGCISNILQMLKLPDGTVKVLVEGTQRARIRRVEDKNGLFIAEVEPVVIPERSSHEIEAMRRTILAQFDQYVKLNKKIPPEILTSLSGIEEAGRLADTIAAHLPMKLELKQGILELFNIDERLDKLLSQLETELDILQVEKRIRGRVKRQMEKSQREYYLNEQVKAIQKELGEGEEGADLEELEKKIKAAGMSKEALAKAQSELKKLKLMSPMSAEATVVRNYLDALISLPWKKKSRVSKDLAAAQKILDKDHYGLEKVKERIVEYLAVQQRVDKLKAPILCLVGPPGVGKTSLGQSIAKATNRKFVRMALGGVRDEAEIRGHRRTYIGSMPGKILQNMAKVGVKNPLFLLDEVDKLGMDFRGDPSSALLEVLDPEQNHTFQDHYIEVDFDLSDVMFVATANTLNIPAPLLDRMEVIRLSGYTEDEKVNIAERYLLPKQMKTNGLKRDELTVTEDAIRDIVRYYTREAGVRALEREISKICRKVVKSLVLKPRKHKVIVNSKNLEKYLGVRRYTFGVAEKENQVGQVTGLAWTEVGGELLTVEAVAVPGKGKTVTTGKLGEVMQESVQAALTVVRKRARSLGIPEDFYQKNDIHIHLPEGATPKDGPSAGIAMCTAMVSVLTGIPVRADVAMTGEITLRGEVLPIGGLKEKLLAAVRGGIRTVLIPEENVKDLTEIPDTIKNRIEIVPVRWIDKVFELALERMPQPLPEATAETPAALPPAEVKADAAGLIKH, from the coding sequence ATGTCAGACGATCTCGAACTTACCCAGCAAAGCACGGCCAACATCCTGCCACTTCTGCCATTGCGCGACGTGGTGGTGTTTCCCCACATGGTCATCCCGCTCTTCGTCGGCCGCCCGAAATCGATCAAGGCGCTCGAGGTGGCGATGGAAACCGGCAAGAGCATCCTGCTCGTCGCCCAGAAATCGGCTGCCAAGGACGAACCGGATCCGGCTGACCTCTATGACGTCGGCTGCATCTCGAACATCCTGCAAATGCTCAAGCTGCCCGACGGTACCGTCAAGGTGCTGGTCGAGGGCACGCAACGTGCGCGCATCCGCCGCGTCGAGGACAAGAATGGCCTGTTCATCGCGGAAGTCGAACCGGTCGTGATCCCGGAGCGCAGCAGCCATGAAATCGAAGCGATGCGGCGCACGATCCTGGCGCAGTTCGACCAGTATGTGAAGCTGAACAAGAAGATTCCGCCGGAAATCCTCACTTCCCTTTCGGGGATCGAGGAAGCCGGCCGCCTGGCCGACACCATCGCCGCCCATCTGCCGATGAAGCTCGAGCTCAAGCAGGGCATCCTCGAGCTGTTCAACATCGACGAACGGCTCGACAAACTGCTCAGTCAGCTCGAAACCGAACTCGACATCCTCCAGGTCGAAAAGCGCATCCGCGGCCGCGTCAAGCGCCAGATGGAAAAGAGTCAGCGCGAGTACTACCTGAACGAACAGGTCAAGGCGATCCAGAAGGAGCTCGGCGAAGGCGAAGAGGGCGCCGATCTCGAAGAACTGGAGAAGAAGATCAAGGCCGCCGGCATGAGCAAGGAGGCGCTGGCCAAGGCGCAGTCCGAGCTCAAGAAGCTCAAGCTGATGTCGCCGATGTCCGCCGAGGCCACCGTGGTGCGCAACTATCTCGACGCGCTGATCAGCCTGCCGTGGAAGAAGAAGTCGCGCGTCTCGAAAGATCTCGCCGCGGCGCAGAAGATCCTCGACAAGGACCACTACGGGCTCGAAAAGGTCAAGGAACGCATCGTCGAATATCTTGCCGTGCAGCAGCGCGTAGACAAGCTCAAGGCGCCGATCCTCTGCCTCGTCGGGCCTCCCGGCGTGGGCAAGACTTCGCTCGGTCAGTCGATCGCCAAGGCGACCAATCGCAAGTTCGTGCGCATGGCGCTGGGTGGCGTGCGCGACGAGGCCGAGATTCGCGGTCACCGGCGTACCTACATCGGCTCGATGCCTGGCAAGATCCTGCAGAACATGGCCAAGGTCGGTGTCAAGAATCCGCTGTTCCTGCTCGACGAAGTCGACAAGCTGGGCATGGATTTCCGCGGTGATCCGTCGTCGGCGCTCTTGGAAGTTCTCGACCCCGAGCAGAACCACACCTTCCAGGACCACTACATCGAGGTCGATTTCGATCTCTCCGACGTGATGTTCGTCGCGACGGCCAACACGCTCAACATTCCGGCGCCGCTGCTCGACCGCATGGAGGTGATCCGCCTGTCCGGCTACACCGAGGACGAGAAGGTCAACATCGCCGAGCGCTATCTGCTGCCCAAGCAGATGAAGACCAACGGCCTGAAACGCGATGAGCTGACCGTCACCGAAGATGCGATCCGCGACATCGTGCGTTACTACACGCGCGAGGCCGGGGTGCGCGCGCTGGAGCGCGAAATCTCGAAGATCTGCCGCAAGGTCGTCAAATCGCTGGTGCTGAAACCGCGCAAGCACAAGGTCATCGTCAACAGCAAGAACCTCGAGAAATATCTCGGCGTGCGGCGTTACACCTTCGGCGTGGCGGAAAAGGAAAACCAGGTCGGCCAGGTCACAGGCCTCGCCTGGACGGAGGTGGGAGGTGAGCTGCTCACCGTCGAAGCCGTCGCCGTGCCCGGCAAGGGCAAGACGGTGACGACCGGCAAGCTCGGCGAAGTGATGCAGGAGTCGGTCCAGGCGGCGCTCACCGTGGTGCGCAAGCGCGCCCGCTCGCTGGGCATCCCCGAGGACTTCTATCAGAAGAACGACATCCACATCCACCTGCCCGAAGGCGCCACGCCAAAGGATGGCCCATCAGCGGGTATCGCCATGTGCACCGCGATGGTCTCGGTGCTGACCGGCATCCCGGTGCGTGCCGATGTGGCGATGACCGGTGAGATCACGCTGCGCGGCGAAGTGCTGCCGATCGGCGGCCTCAAGGAGAAGCTGCTCGCCGCGGTACGCGGCGGCATCCGCACGGTGCTGATCCCCGAGGAGAACGTCAAGGATCTCACCGAGATTCCCGATACGATCAAGAACCGCATCGAGATCGTGCCGGTACGCTGGATCGACAAGGTGTTCGAGCTGGCGCTGGAGCGCATGCCGCAGCCCTTGCCGGAAGCCACCGCCGAAACACCGGCTGCATTGCCACCTGCCGAGGTGAAAGCCGACGCCGCCGGGCTGATCAAGCACTGA
- a CDS encoding NAD(P)-dependent oxidoreductase: protein MNIGFIGLGLMGRPMALHLANAGHTLHLWARRPASLEPFKDVAAKVHVSAAEVARHADVVFTMVADAPDVREVVLGENGVASGARPGLIVVDMSTINPNAAREIGAALADKGIEFLDAPVSGGEIGAINATLTIMVGGRPEVFAKVKPLFEKLGKSVTLIGEIGAGQVAKACNQILTGVGVMAVAEAFNFAAKNGVDVAKVREALLGGFAYSRILENHGQRMIERNFKPGFKAWMHQKDLRIVMEEAHRLGLMLPAAAATTQLFNAIVGSGMGEEDSIAALKLLEKLSSPA, encoded by the coding sequence ATGAACATCGGTTTCATCGGCCTGGGTCTCATGGGACGTCCCATGGCCCTGCATCTCGCCAACGCCGGCCACACGCTGCACTTGTGGGCACGCCGGCCTGCCTCGCTCGAACCCTTCAAGGACGTCGCGGCGAAAGTCCATGTTTCGGCAGCCGAGGTGGCGCGCCATGCCGATGTCGTCTTCACGATGGTGGCCGACGCCCCCGACGTTCGCGAGGTCGTCCTGGGTGAAAACGGTGTCGCCTCTGGCGCGCGTCCCGGACTGATCGTCGTCGATATGAGCACCATCAACCCGAATGCCGCGCGCGAGATCGGCGCGGCGCTGGCGGACAAAGGCATCGAATTCCTCGATGCGCCGGTCTCCGGTGGTGAAATCGGCGCCATCAACGCCACACTGACCATCATGGTCGGCGGCAGACCCGAGGTGTTCGCGAAGGTCAAACCGCTGTTCGAGAAGCTCGGCAAGTCGGTGACGCTGATCGGGGAGATCGGCGCTGGGCAGGTCGCCAAGGCCTGCAACCAGATCCTGACCGGCGTCGGCGTGATGGCGGTGGCCGAAGCCTTCAATTTCGCGGCGAAGAACGGTGTCGACGTCGCCAAGGTGCGCGAGGCACTGCTGGGAGGCTTCGCCTACTCGCGCATCCTCGAAAACCATGGCCAGCGCATGATCGAGCGCAACTTCAAGCCGGGCTTCAAGGCCTGGATGCACCAGAAAGATCTGCGCATCGTCATGGAAGAAGCGCATCGCCTCGGGTTGATGCTGCCCGCCGCGGCTGCAACGACGCAGCTCTTCAACGCCATCGTCGGCAGTGGCATGGGCGAGGAAGACTCGATCGCGGCATTGAAGCTGCTCGAAAAGCTGAGCTCCCCCGCCTGA